One Spirochaeta africana DSM 8902 genomic window carries:
- a CDS encoding bifunctional anthranilate synthase component II/anthranilate phosphoribosyltransferase, with protein sequence MILLLDNYDSFTHNLYQYLSEITDEPIEVIRNDAITVAGVENLAPDRIVISPGPGRPEDAGISVALIKQFAGRVPILGVCLGHQAIGYAYGGDIVQAGRIVHGKAEPMQLDGRGLFRSISSPAVFTRYHSLVIKPETLPSCLEVTAWSEDGEIMGVRHRELDIEGVQFHPESIASETGKQLLRHFLQYRREPFDPKQYLGKLTAGQDLSQHEAATFMEELTEGNLNDAQIAAFLAAIQTKGAAPEEIAGCAEVLQRKRIRLQLSGPAIDTCGTGGDGKGTFNISSLTALVASAAGARVAKHGNRAVSSRSGSAEFYTALGIKIDLKPEDARQVLEENGFAFLYAPLYHSAMRFAAPARKAMSIKTIMNLVGPLVNPAGTEYQIIGVYSEELVETMARAAQLLGVQRGAVVYGHDGQDELSVSAPSTLVRFEAGKELERIVVDPRELGLPAYKLEDIIGGKADDNADIARSVLAGKGPMAVADSVALNAGAALWIYGIAGDIAEGYRLAREVIDNGQARQKLEDTIRLTNEIPHRDSGSAGSTTTDGGAA encoded by the coding sequence ATGATTCTATTGCTGGATAATTACGATTCCTTTACCCATAACCTGTATCAGTATCTGAGCGAGATTACCGATGAGCCGATCGAGGTAATTCGCAACGACGCGATAACCGTGGCCGGGGTAGAAAACCTGGCCCCTGACCGGATTGTGATCTCGCCCGGCCCCGGTCGTCCGGAGGATGCAGGGATATCGGTAGCACTGATCAAACAGTTTGCCGGCCGGGTGCCGATTCTGGGGGTCTGTCTTGGTCACCAGGCTATCGGATATGCCTACGGCGGAGATATTGTCCAGGCGGGGCGTATCGTACATGGCAAGGCTGAGCCGATGCAGCTGGATGGCCGTGGGCTGTTCCGGTCAATATCCAGTCCTGCGGTGTTTACCCGGTATCATTCCCTGGTTATCAAGCCGGAGACCCTGCCTTCCTGTCTGGAGGTGACCGCCTGGAGCGAAGACGGGGAGATTATGGGGGTGCGCCACCGGGAGCTGGATATCGAAGGGGTACAGTTTCATCCCGAGTCGATTGCCAGTGAGACCGGCAAGCAGCTGCTGCGGCATTTCCTGCAGTATCGCCGCGAGCCGTTTGATCCCAAGCAGTATCTTGGCAAGCTGACCGCCGGCCAGGATCTGAGCCAGCATGAGGCAGCAACCTTTATGGAGGAGCTGACCGAGGGCAACCTGAACGATGCCCAGATTGCAGCCTTTCTGGCGGCAATACAGACCAAGGGGGCTGCCCCGGAGGAGATCGCCGGGTGTGCCGAGGTGCTGCAGCGCAAACGTATCCGCCTGCAGCTGAGTGGTCCGGCGATTGATACCTGTGGCACCGGCGGGGACGGCAAGGGAACCTTCAATATTTCCAGCCTGACGGCACTGGTGGCGTCGGCTGCCGGTGCCCGGGTGGCAAAGCATGGCAATCGCGCCGTGTCCAGCCGCAGCGGCAGCGCCGAGTTTTATACCGCTCTCGGGATCAAGATCGATCTGAAACCGGAGGATGCACGTCAGGTGCTGGAGGAAAACGGCTTTGCCTTTCTGTATGCACCGCTGTACCACAGCGCAATGCGATTTGCGGCACCGGCACGCAAGGCTATGTCGATCAAGACCATCATGAATCTGGTGGGACCGTTGGTGAACCCGGCTGGTACGGAGTACCAGATAATCGGGGTGTACAGCGAGGAACTGGTAGAGACCATGGCCCGCGCAGCCCAGCTGCTTGGTGTGCAGCGCGGGGCGGTGGTATATGGGCATGATGGACAGGACGAGCTGTCGGTTTCCGCCCCCAGTACCCTGGTGCGGTTTGAGGCCGGGAAGGAGCTGGAACGGATTGTCGTCGATCCGCGCGAGCTTGGACTGCCGGCATACAAACTGGAGGATATTATCGGCGGCAAGGCCGACGACAACGCCGACATCGCCCGCAGTGTGCTCGCCGGAAAAGGGCCAATGGCGGTTGCCGACTCGGTTGCCCTGAATGCCGGGGCTGCCCTGTGGATATACGGTATAGCCGGTGATATTGCCGAGGGGTATCGTCTGGCGCGAGAGGTCATCGACAACGGTCAGGCCCGACAGAAGCTCGAGGACACCATCCGCCTGACAAACGAGATCCCGCATCGCGATTCTGGGTCAGCTGGCAGTACAACTACAGACGGTGGTGCGGCATGA
- the trpE gene encoding anthranilate synthase component I yields the protein MQKRQDGIVKIMPGERFTPFGLAKKLSARAMLESSSYQRGRERYSVLMVDEAFRVEQRGSKVLFRCGDQVSRIRSSARDILGVLRYFADQHTPLHQDFPYPAGGVGYLSYEFARMCDSVQFRKKRDPLDLPDASFLFGHVFVIFDHYTDLLYLIGLNYAEHEVDLPSAVAKVEARINDLNFTYLQQDERSYTAEVVNPGADREDYLAGVRQVRQEIIRGNLLQGVLSRRVQVKTDMDALEAYRRLRTTNPSPYLFYIDFNEYQLFGSSPEMHVKVKEDEVTIRPIAGTRRRGEDQAQDEALAQELLGDEKERAEHLMLIDLARNDIGRVCEPGSVEVVENMAIERFSRVMHIVSKVKGRLLPGKTGVEAIRATFPAGTVSGAPKISAMQIIDGIEPIQRKFYAGLVGYMEPEGNLDTCITIRSALCRDGNFYLQAGAGVVFDSTPEREYQETEEKLSALMRALGLEVQS from the coding sequence ATGCAGAAGCGTCAGGACGGTATAGTAAAGATTATGCCTGGTGAACGTTTTACCCCGTTCGGGCTGGCAAAAAAACTGTCGGCCCGGGCAATGCTGGAGTCATCGTCATATCAGCGCGGCAGGGAGCGCTACAGTGTGCTGATGGTAGACGAGGCGTTTCGAGTCGAACAGCGCGGCAGCAAGGTGCTGTTTCGCTGCGGTGATCAGGTGTCCCGGATTCGCAGTTCTGCCAGGGATATCCTTGGGGTGCTGCGGTATTTTGCCGATCAGCATACACCGCTGCATCAGGATTTTCCCTACCCGGCCGGTGGGGTTGGCTACCTGAGCTATGAGTTCGCGCGTATGTGTGACTCGGTGCAGTTTCGCAAAAAGCGTGATCCGCTGGATCTGCCGGATGCGAGTTTTCTGTTCGGGCATGTCTTTGTGATCTTTGACCACTACACAGATCTGCTGTATCTGATCGGGCTGAACTATGCTGAGCACGAGGTGGATCTGCCGTCTGCAGTGGCCAAGGTGGAGGCCCGGATCAATGATCTCAATTTCACCTATCTCCAACAGGACGAGCGCAGCTACACGGCCGAGGTGGTGAACCCCGGAGCAGACCGGGAAGACTATCTGGCCGGGGTGCGGCAAGTGCGGCAGGAGATAATCCGCGGTAATCTGCTGCAGGGGGTGCTGTCGCGTCGGGTCCAGGTTAAAACCGACATGGATGCCCTGGAGGCCTACCGCCGCCTGAGGACCACCAACCCCAGCCCGTACCTGTTTTACATCGATTTCAATGAGTATCAGCTGTTTGGCTCCAGCCCGGAGATGCATGTCAAGGTAAAGGAGGATGAGGTTACCATCCGCCCGATTGCCGGCACCCGGCGGCGCGGCGAGGATCAGGCACAGGACGAGGCACTGGCACAGGAACTGCTGGGGGATGAAAAGGAGCGGGCCGAGCACCTGATGCTGATCGATCTGGCACGGAATGATATCGGCCGGGTGTGTGAACCGGGCAGTGTAGAGGTTGTCGAGAACATGGCCATCGAGCGGTTTTCCCGGGTAATGCACATTGTATCCAAGGTCAAGGGAAGGCTGCTGCCCGGCAAGACCGGGGTAGAGGCAATCCGGGCTACCTTTCCGGCAGGTACCGTAAGCGGTGCCCCCAAAATAAGCGCTATGCAGATTATTGACGGCATCGAACCGATTCAGCGCAAGTTTTATGCCGGCCTGGTCGGGTACATGGAGCCGGAGGGTAATCTTGATACCTGCATTACCATTCGCAGCGCACTGTGCCGGGACGGCAACTTCTATCTGCAGGCTGGCGCCGGGGTGGTGTTTGATTCGACCCCCGAGCGGGAATATCAGGAAACCGAAGAAAAACTCTCGGCGCTCATGCGGGCGCTGGGTCTGGAGGTACAGTCATGA
- a CDS encoding single-stranded DNA-binding protein produces the protein MNSLNSILLEGNLTRDPVLKETPKGSPVCEFSVASNRFYRMDDELQKEVSFFDVETWNKVAERCGGELAKGRGVRVIGRLKQNRWVATDGSNRSRVLIVADHVEFKPQFSRPQDEDSTESADVEEEALVAAL, from the coding sequence ATGAACAGTCTGAATTCCATTCTGCTGGAGGGAAACCTGACACGGGATCCGGTCCTGAAGGAAACCCCGAAAGGCAGCCCGGTCTGTGAATTCTCGGTGGCATCGAACCGGTTCTATCGGATGGACGATGAGCTTCAGAAGGAGGTTTCGTTTTTTGATGTGGAGACCTGGAACAAGGTGGCCGAGCGCTGTGGCGGGGAGTTAGCCAAGGGTCGCGGTGTACGGGTGATTGGACGGCTCAAACAGAATCGCTGGGTTGCAACCGATGGCAGCAACCGCTCGCGGGTTCTGATTGTGGCAGATCATGTCGAGTTCAAGCCGCAGTTCTCCCGACCGCAGGATGAGGACAGCACCGAGTCAGCCGATGTTGAGGAGGAAGCCCTGGTAGCAGCACTTTAA
- the topA gene encoding type I DNA topoisomerase: MSSNTLVIVESPTKAKTIKKFLPKDFVVEASIGHIRDLPQTAGDVPKDLKSEPWSRLGIDVENDFAPLYIIPKEKKKIVRDLKKKVQAADRVLLATDEDREGESISWHLVQLLEPKVPVQRMVFHEITKGAITKALNEGRDIDMDLVNAQETRRILDRLYGYTISPLIWKKIAYGLSAGRVQSPGLRMIVERERERMRFRKSEYWDLKAVLSPADAADQAFTARLEQLDGTRIAGSKDFDSTTGQPLPERDSLVLTQQQADDLRDALRREDWQVASVVEKKTTNRPSQPFITSTLQQEGNRKLGLSARETMRTAQRLYEQGFITYMRTDSPMLSSEAIAAARESVVSLYGEEYLSPEPRQYKAKGRGAQEAHEAIRPAGTEFQHPDKTGLTGREKALYGLIWSRTMATQMADAQKATVTAKITAGPARFTAAGTRIVFPGFIRAYVEGKDDPDAALDDKETFLPSLTEGQQLEPVEVESVYHETKPPARYTEASLVQGLEKAGIGRPSTYASIINTLYERRYIRKQGTSLVPTFTGFAVIQLLEQHFHYLIEYSFTSDMENALDAVADGKIKRLDYLQEFYLGKDGLKHQVEAREGNIKPDESRSIKLPHLQDVTDIKVGKYGPYIVLHEDGQEIHSSVPEEKAPADITPDDIRELVELQKNGPTPIGQHPESGENIYCLMGRYGPYLQLGEKTDDNPKPKRSSLPGDMDPKNVPLEEAVRLLSLPRELGPHPETGKPIRANNGRFGPYVVHDGDFRSLGKDYDLYTVTLEQALEIFSQPKRGRGGSIQLRDFGKHPKSGKKLSVYNGKYGPFIKHGAKNIGLPEQFKDPDVAKDKLTLEQVVEIVDAAGK; the protein is encoded by the coding sequence ATGTCCAGTAACACCCTGGTTATTGTTGAGTCTCCAACCAAGGCGAAGACGATCAAGAAGTTCCTGCCCAAGGATTTCGTGGTGGAGGCAAGTATCGGACACATCCGCGATCTCCCGCAGACCGCCGGTGATGTCCCCAAGGATCTGAAGTCGGAACCATGGTCACGACTGGGTATCGATGTCGAGAATGACTTCGCTCCCTTGTACATAATCCCCAAAGAAAAAAAGAAGATTGTACGTGATCTGAAGAAGAAGGTGCAGGCAGCTGATCGTGTGCTGCTGGCAACCGATGAAGACCGCGAGGGGGAAAGCATCAGCTGGCATCTGGTGCAGTTGCTGGAACCCAAGGTGCCGGTCCAACGCATGGTGTTCCATGAAATTACCAAGGGTGCTATTACCAAAGCGCTGAATGAAGGGCGCGATATCGACATGGATCTGGTAAACGCCCAGGAAACCCGCCGTATTCTGGATCGCTTGTACGGGTATACCATCAGCCCCCTGATCTGGAAGAAGATTGCCTACGGACTGTCTGCCGGGCGTGTCCAGAGCCCCGGCCTGCGCATGATCGTGGAGCGCGAGCGCGAGCGGATGCGGTTTCGCAAAAGCGAATACTGGGATCTGAAGGCGGTGCTGTCTCCCGCAGATGCGGCAGATCAGGCCTTTACCGCCAGACTCGAGCAGCTCGATGGTACCCGGATCGCCGGCAGCAAGGATTTCGATTCCACCACCGGGCAGCCGCTGCCGGAGCGGGACTCTCTGGTGCTGACCCAGCAGCAGGCCGACGATCTGCGCGATGCCCTGCGGCGCGAGGACTGGCAGGTCGCCTCGGTAGTAGAGAAAAAGACCACGAATCGGCCCAGTCAGCCCTTTATCACCTCGACATTGCAGCAGGAGGGTAACCGGAAACTTGGCCTGTCGGCGCGCGAGACAATGCGCACCGCACAGCGTCTGTACGAGCAGGGTTTTATCACCTATATGCGTACCGACTCCCCGATGCTGAGTTCCGAGGCTATTGCCGCCGCTCGCGAGAGTGTCGTCAGTCTCTACGGTGAGGAATACCTCTCGCCCGAGCCGCGACAGTACAAAGCCAAGGGGAGAGGCGCCCAGGAGGCGCACGAGGCAATCCGTCCGGCCGGCACCGAGTTTCAGCATCCCGACAAAACGGGACTGACCGGGCGCGAGAAGGCCCTCTACGGACTGATCTGGAGCCGTACCATGGCTACCCAGATGGCCGATGCCCAGAAGGCTACTGTTACCGCCAAGATCACCGCCGGGCCGGCGCGTTTTACCGCTGCAGGTACCCGGATCGTATTCCCCGGATTTATCCGGGCCTATGTTGAAGGCAAGGATGACCCCGATGCAGCCCTGGATGACAAGGAGACCTTTCTGCCGTCGCTGACCGAGGGGCAGCAGCTCGAGCCGGTTGAGGTCGAGAGTGTGTATCACGAGACCAAGCCGCCGGCACGCTATACCGAGGCATCGCTGGTACAGGGGCTGGAAAAGGCCGGGATAGGGCGGCCGTCTACCTATGCCTCGATCATCAATACCCTGTACGAGCGCCGCTATATTCGCAAGCAGGGTACCAGCCTGGTGCCGACTTTTACCGGGTTTGCGGTCATTCAGCTGCTGGAGCAGCATTTTCATTATCTGATCGAGTACAGTTTTACCTCTGATATGGAGAATGCCCTGGACGCGGTGGCGGACGGGAAGATCAAGCGGCTGGATTATCTGCAGGAGTTTTACCTTGGCAAGGACGGGCTGAAGCATCAGGTCGAGGCTCGTGAGGGGAACATCAAACCGGATGAAAGCCGGAGCATCAAGCTCCCGCATCTGCAGGATGTAACCGACATCAAGGTGGGCAAGTATGGCCCCTATATAGTGTTGCATGAGGACGGGCAGGAGATTCATTCATCGGTGCCGGAGGAGAAGGCGCCGGCGGATATTACCCCCGATGACATCCGCGAACTGGTAGAGCTGCAGAAGAACGGGCCGACCCCGATCGGGCAGCATCCGGAATCCGGGGAAAATATCTACTGCTTGATGGGCCGCTACGGGCCGTACCTGCAACTGGGTGAGAAGACCGATGACAATCCCAAGCCGAAGCGCTCCAGCTTGCCGGGAGATATGGATCCCAAGAATGTGCCCCTGGAGGAAGCGGTCAGGCTGCTGTCTCTGCCGCGTGAACTGGGGCCACATCCCGAAACCGGTAAGCCGATCCGCGCCAACAACGGGCGTTTCGGGCCATATGTGGTGCACGACGGGGATTTTCGATCACTGGGCAAGGATTATGATCTGTATACGGTTACCCTTGAGCAGGCACTGGAGATTTTCTCTCAGCCGAAACGCGGTCGTGGCGGGTCGATCCAGCTGCGTGACTTCGGCAAGCACCCCAAGAGCGGCAAGAAGCTTTCTGTCTACAATGGCAAGTACGGCCCGTTTATCAAGCATGGAGCCAAAAATATCGGGCTGCCGGAGCAGTTCAAGGATCCGGATGTGGCCAAAGACAAGCTTACCCTGGAGCAGGTGGTCGAGATAGTCGACGCTGCCGGAAAATAA
- a CDS encoding Dabb family protein yields the protein MIVHIVMWRLKPDLDDKQDALKHIIGALESLPGTVPQIRSFEVGAPNLSTSPAGFDVALYSRFDSLEDLDAYRVHPAHQKVAELIQSLVSERAVVDYQA from the coding sequence ATGATAGTTCATATAGTAATGTGGCGGCTTAAACCGGATCTGGACGACAAGCAGGATGCACTCAAGCATATCATCGGGGCTCTGGAGAGCCTTCCGGGAACGGTGCCTCAGATTCGCAGCTTTGAGGTAGGTGCGCCAAATCTGAGCACAAGCCCGGCTGGATTCGATGTGGCGCTGTACTCCCGTTTTGATTCGCTGGAGGATCTGGATGCATATCGGGTCCATCCTGCGCACCAGAAGGTTGCCGAGCTGATTCAGTCGCTGGTATCAGAGCGAGCTGTTGTCGATTATCAGGCTTGA
- the ykgO gene encoding type B 50S ribosomal protein L36 produces the protein MKVVRSLKSAKKRHKDCQVIRRHGKVYVICKSNPRMKARQK, from the coding sequence ATGAAAGTCGTACGATCCCTGAAATCCGCCAAGAAGCGGCACAAAGACTGCCAGGTAATCCGTCGCCACGGCAAGGTTTACGTTATCTGCAAGTCCAACCCCCGCATGAAGGCACGTCAGAAGTAA
- a CDS encoding DUF4342 domain-containing protein: METWTEKFQVAGNRVVDRVKQLVKEGNVRRIIIRKPDGEVLKEITLTAGVAVSGLAFMLVPWLAALGALVAMGMNYTIEVERSGSPDDFDHDDDEPTGAQ, translated from the coding sequence ATGGAAACATGGACAGAGAAATTCCAGGTAGCTGGTAATCGGGTGGTTGACCGGGTCAAGCAGCTGGTAAAGGAAGGCAATGTCCGTCGGATTATTATCCGGAAACCCGACGGTGAGGTGCTGAAAGAGATTACCCTGACCGCGGGGGTCGCGGTCAGCGGGCTGGCATTCATGCTGGTGCCGTGGCTGGCAGCCCTCGGCGCGCTGGTGGCAATGGGAATGAACTACACCATCGAGGTGGAGCGCAGCGGGTCTCCGGATGACTTCGACCATGATGATGACGAGCCCACGGGGGCACAGTAG
- a CDS encoding ATP-binding cassette domain-containing protein yields MQFQFYSLELDSVQTAFAPDPPLHAPVQAELRPGKWLALRGPSGTGKTTLLRSALGFSEDYTGSIRMNGEPLQRHTAALLRSVSGYLPQRPYLGQGTTAEVCRDLLRTAVEHQRLEELFPRLGLSPGIRDTAAERLSGGELQRLGLALLLARRPQLLVLDEPTSGLDDGSCAQFLSLLDQMQIGGIFSSHDSRLLQLADHTVVLEPVAAPPEATP; encoded by the coding sequence ATGCAGTTTCAATTTTACTCCCTGGAGCTCGACTCCGTCCAGACAGCCTTCGCTCCCGACCCACCGCTGCATGCCCCGGTGCAGGCAGAACTGCGCCCCGGGAAGTGGCTTGCCCTGCGAGGGCCATCGGGCACCGGAAAAACCACCCTGCTGCGTTCCGCACTCGGCTTCAGCGAGGACTATACCGGCAGCATCCGTATGAACGGAGAGCCGCTGCAGCGACACACCGCCGCCCTGCTGCGATCGGTCTCCGGATATCTGCCGCAGCGCCCGTACCTCGGTCAGGGCACCACGGCAGAGGTCTGCCGTGACCTGCTGCGCACGGCAGTGGAACACCAGCGACTCGAGGAACTGTTCCCCAGACTGGGATTAAGCCCGGGGATTCGCGACACCGCTGCCGAGCGGCTCTCCGGCGGCGAGCTGCAGCGCCTGGGCCTGGCACTGCTGCTGGCCCGCCGGCCGCAGCTGCTGGTACTCGACGAACCAACCTCCGGGCTGGACGATGGTTCGTGCGCGCAGTTCCTTTCACTGCTGGATCAGATGCAGATTGGCGGAATATTCAGCTCACATGACAGCCGACTGCTGCAGCTCGCCGACCATACGGTCGTGCTGGAACCTGTGGCAGCACCCCCGGAGGCAACACCATGA
- a CDS encoding ABC transporter permease: MTVTTLSPLALALLGLLIPAGMIVAGVLRLRLNQDIVVAHTRMVLQLTAVGFFLEWLFGFSGVLPGLVWFAVMTITAGFAILRSSRLRMRLLILPVGLGVGITAFLHLYLFLLVGGPEIWQAQGIVPIGGMLLGNTMGSIIIGLREFFDGMHDRVELYDFRRSLGHSSLRAALPFIRTGLQRSMAPQLATVATIGIVSLPGMMTGQILGGSSPLTAVSYQIAIMIAIFSTRLLGTTAVILAGLQFGTTPLGNLHPQVLTDRSRDISRK; this comes from the coding sequence ATGACGGTCACCACCCTTTCACCACTGGCCCTGGCCTTGCTGGGCCTGTTGATTCCGGCAGGGATGATAGTTGCCGGCGTTCTGCGGCTCAGACTGAACCAGGACATTGTAGTTGCCCATACCAGAATGGTACTGCAACTCACCGCGGTCGGCTTCTTTCTGGAATGGCTGTTCGGTTTTTCCGGGGTCCTGCCAGGCCTGGTCTGGTTTGCGGTAATGACCATTACCGCCGGCTTTGCCATCCTGCGCTCAAGTCGATTGCGCATGCGTTTGCTGATTCTGCCGGTCGGGCTGGGTGTCGGTATAACCGCGTTTCTGCACCTGTACCTTTTCCTGCTGGTTGGCGGACCGGAAATCTGGCAGGCACAAGGGATTGTACCGATTGGCGGCATGCTGCTGGGCAACACCATGGGCAGCATAATTATCGGATTGCGGGAGTTTTTTGATGGCATGCATGACCGGGTAGAGCTGTACGATTTTCGCCGATCGCTGGGCCACTCCAGTCTGCGGGCCGCACTCCCCTTTATTCGCACCGGGCTGCAGCGCTCAATGGCGCCGCAGCTGGCAACCGTTGCCACCATCGGGATTGTGTCACTGCCAGGGATGATGACCGGACAGATACTGGGCGGTTCCTCCCCGCTGACAGCGGTCTCCTACCAGATAGCGATCATGATCGCTATCTTCTCCACCCGTCTGCTTGGCACAACCGCCGTGATCCTTGCGGGGCTGCAGTTTGGCACCACCCCGCTGGGCAACCTGCACCCACAGGTTCTGACCGACCGGTCCCGGGACATCAGCCGGAAATAA